The Raphanus sativus cultivar WK10039 chromosome 2, ASM80110v3, whole genome shotgun sequence genome includes a region encoding these proteins:
- the LOC108837085 gene encoding uncharacterized protein LOC108837085, which yields MQKLANQLPDSFADPKRVTKSYIPACNAPISIDVQDGHNQVATESKARLKRGRPIGSKDKRPRKTKKGAKETEVIDCPDKAEMAMPSVSTLEVRDAGPHGTEGIDNDEISTNYLMSGTKWNRKDVDIDDIFAYNVAPEMMDLNEDHEPTSILECTQRSDWLKWKEAINVELESFKKRNVFGSIIRTPCDVKSVGYKWVFVRKRNEHGEIVRYKARLVAQGFSQIPGIDYEETYSPVVDATTFRFLISLAIKENLDMRLMNGHQRKFGYAVNEYCNRIPLWSTG from the coding sequence ATGCAAAAGCTAGCTAATCAATTGCCTGATTCCTTTGCTGACCCGAAAAGAGTAACTAAGTCCTATATACCAGCTTGTAATGCACCAATAAGTATTGATGTCCAAGATGGACACAATCAAGTGGCTACTGAGTCTAAGGCACGCCTCAAGcgtggtagaccaattggttccaaagataaaagACCTCGGAAAacaaagaaaggtgcaaaagaAACTGAGGTCATAGATTGTCCAGACAAGGCCGAAATGGCTATGCCGTCAGTATCAACACTTGAGGTTCGGGACGCCGGGCCTCATGGTACTGAAGGCATTGATAATGATGAGATCTCGACTAATTACTTAATGTCTGGGACAAAATGGAACCGAAAAGATGTCGACATCGatgatatatttgcatataatGTAGCCCCTGAAATGATGGACTTAaatgaggatcatgaacccacgtcTATACTAGAGTGCACTCAAAGATCAGATTGGctaaaatggaaagaagccataaacgtggagttaGAATCATTTAAGAAAAGGAATGTCTTTGGATCGATTATCCGGACACCTTGTGATGTTAAATCAGTGGGATATAAGTGGGTATTTGTGAGGAAGAGAAATGAACATGGTGAAATTGTAAGATACAAAGCACGgcttgttgcacaaggattctcacaaatACCAGGCATCGATTATGAGGAGACATACTCCCCTGTGGTGGATGCAACTACATTTCGATTTTTAATAAGTCTGGCCATCAAAGAAAATTTGGATATGCGGTTAATGAATGGCCATCAAAGAAAATTTGGATATGCGGTTAATGAATATTGTAACCGCATACCTTTATGGTCCACTggataa
- the LOC108837084 gene encoding uncharacterized protein LOC108837084, whose protein sequence is MTQHIRSDSGMVEDNGPTIIYEDNAACTAQLKDGYIKGDRTKHILPKFFFTHELKKAKEVNVVQIRSSENSAELFTKSLPTSTFKKLTKQIGLRRLKDLQ, encoded by the coding sequence ATGACCCAACACATCCGATCAGATAGTGGTATGGTCGAGGACAATGGTCCGACCATCATATATGAGGACAATGCAGCCTGCACTGCTCAACTCAAAGATGGGTATATCAAAGGTGACCGGACCAAACATATTTtacccaagttcttcttcacccatgaGTTGAAGAAAGCCAAGGAGGTCAATGTCGTCCAAATCCGGTCTAGTGAGAACTCAGCCGAACTCTTCACCAAGTCACTTCCCACCAGCACATTCAAGAAGCTCACGAAGCAGATTGGCTTGCGTAGACTCAAGGACCTTCAGTGA
- the LOC130502509 gene encoding uncharacterized protein LOC130502509: MSKINNLEFAVLNLSGDNYLQWALDTKILLRSKNLGDTITENTEPSVKNKYQAIVIIRHHLAEGLKDQYLTIEDPLELWTELKNRYDHQKTVILPKALYDWRNLRIQDYKSVEEYNSIMFKIVSKLKLCGETVTDADMLEKTFSTFHTSNMLLQQHYREKGFSTYAALISCLLLAEQNNKLLMMNSELRPPGAKALPEAHAAIEPKDETPKESYRDRMKGRGRWQESNRGFQPRGRGFQPRGRGFQPRDHLGRSRGRGYSRGRGYSRGHHASRGYKYDFKTHGSTKTPCYRCGMTNHWANRCRTPQHLVKLYQESIKGKDPVANWVHHDDENDLDHENDQAEYETSDLLKSG; the protein is encoded by the coding sequence atgtcgaaaatcaacaACCTTGAGTTTGCTGTCCTCAATCTCTCCGGAGATAATTACCTCCAATGGGCACTTGATACCAAAATTCTCTTGAGGTCTAAAAATCTTGGTGATACTATCACTGAAAACACTGAGCCATCGGTTAAGAATAAATACCAGGCCATTGTGATCATTCGCCATCATCTGGCTGAAGGTCTTAAAGACCAGTACCTCACTATTGAGGATCCTCTGGAACTTTGGACAGAGTTGAAAAACAGATATGATCATCAAAAAACTGTGATCCTGCCAAAGGCCCTTTATGATTGGAGGAACCTAAGAatccaagactataagtctgtggaagAGTATAACTCGATTATGTTCAAGATAGTCTCCAAGTTAAAATTATGTGGGGAGACTGTCACTGATGCTGATATGCTGGAGAAAACATTTTCCACATTCCACACCAGCAATATGTTGCTTCAGCAACATTACCGAGAAAAGGGTTTCTCTACTTATGCTGccttaatctcttgtttgttgcttgctgAACAGAACAATAAGTTACTCATGATGAACAGTGAGCTAAGGCCACCTGGTGCTAAAGCATTGCCTGAGGCACATGCGGCCATAGAGCCAAAAGATGAGACTCCAAAAGAGTCATACCGCGATCGCATGAAAGGCCGTGGAAGGTGGCAAGAAAGTAACCGTGGGTTTCAACCACGAGGTCGTGGGTTTCAGCCACGAGGACGTGGATTCCAACCACGAGATCATCTTGGTCGCAGCCGAGGCCGAGGCTATAGCCGAGGCCGAGGCTATAGCCGAGGTCATCATgctagccgtgggtataagtACGACTTCAAAACCCATGGCTCGACCAAAACTCCTTGCTATCGTTGTGGGATGACCAATCATTGGGCTAACCGATGCAGAACTCCCCAACATCTTGTTAAACTCTATcaggagagcataaagggaAAAGACCCTGTGGCAAATTGGGTCCATCATGATGATGAGAATGATCTAGACCATGAGAATGATCAAGCCGAGTATGAGACTTCGGATCTCCTTAAAAGTGGCTGA